The proteins below come from a single Burkholderia sp. FERM BP-3421 genomic window:
- a CDS encoding HU family DNA-binding protein: protein MNKQELIDAVAAQTGASKAQTGETLDTLLEVIKKAVSKGDAVQLIGFGSFGSGKRAARTGRNPKTGETIKIPAAKTVKFTAGKAFKDAVNKR, encoded by the coding sequence ATGAACAAACAGGAACTGATCGACGCCGTCGCCGCACAGACGGGCGCCAGCAAGGCTCAAACCGGCGAAACGCTGGACACGCTCCTCGAAGTCATCAAGAAGGCTGTGTCGAAAGGCGACGCAGTGCAACTGATCGGCTTCGGCAGCTTCGGTTCGGGCAAGCGTGCAGCACGCACCGGCCGTAACCCGAAGACGGGTGAAACCATCAAGATCCCGGCAGCCAAGACGGTCAAGTTCACGGCTGGCAAGGCGTTCAAGGACGCAGTGAACAAGCGTTGA
- a CDS encoding MarR family winged helix-turn-helix transcriptional regulator, whose protein sequence is MSEGVYGNQAAGRVTHSLLRLSTAMRSQAWDWAEGAGLTPTQGEILVLLLQRKGPMRLGEIARETQLTAATTSDAVSTLEHKGLVEKRRALDDGRALAVRLSARGRTAAKKALQWPDFLTKAVGLLGADEQGALYRALLKTLRELQMNGDVPPHRMCVTCKHFQPAKSGKKTVYRCALLDLSMADSDLRLDCSVHEEADAATQKKTWKIFAQA, encoded by the coding sequence ATGAGCGAAGGCGTATACGGGAACCAGGCAGCAGGACGTGTGACACACAGTCTGTTGCGGTTGAGCACGGCCATGCGGAGTCAGGCATGGGATTGGGCGGAAGGCGCGGGATTGACGCCGACGCAGGGTGAGATCCTAGTTCTGCTGTTGCAGCGGAAGGGGCCGATGCGCCTCGGCGAGATCGCACGCGAGACGCAGCTGACGGCGGCGACGACGAGCGATGCGGTGAGCACGCTCGAACACAAGGGTCTTGTCGAAAAACGTCGTGCGCTCGACGACGGCCGCGCGCTGGCCGTACGCTTGAGCGCGCGCGGCCGGACCGCGGCGAAGAAAGCGTTGCAGTGGCCGGACTTCCTGACGAAGGCGGTCGGCTTGCTCGGCGCGGACGAGCAAGGTGCGCTGTACCGCGCGCTGCTGAAGACGCTGCGCGAACTGCAGATGAACGGCGATGTGCCGCCGCATCGCATGTGCGTGACCTGCAAGCACTTCCAGCCGGCGAAGTCGGGCAAGAAGACGGTGTACCGCTGCGCGCTGCTCGACCTGTCGATGGCCGACAGCGATCTGCGGCTCGATTGTTCGGTGCACGAAGAGGCCGACGCCGCCACGCAGAAGAAAACCTGGAAGATCTTCGCGCAGGCGTAA
- the mnmC gene encoding bifunctional tRNA (5-methylaminomethyl-2-thiouridine)(34)-methyltransferase MnmD/FAD-dependent 5-carboxymethylaminomethyl-2-thiouridine(34) oxidoreductase MnmC, translating to MPDRIVPAALVLRDDGTLVSPRYGDIYHSAAGALAQARHVFLRGNDLPERWHGRHIFTIVETGFGTGCNFLATWEAWRKDPARCERLHFVSIEKHPFSREDLRSAIAHIVANTTIEVEVEALVRAWPMLTPGLHRLEFEAGRVVLTLAFGDVGALLPNLVLRADAIYLDGFAPAKNADMWSPAVFRALARLADEHATFATYTSSGAVRRALDDAGFTPRKVDGFASKRAMLVGAFAPRWRVRRHEPPRAAPVARRDALVIGAGLAGCALAERLAARGWQVTLLDRHPAPAAEASGNPAGVFHPLITRDDNLAARLTRAGFQHALLRWRALEEAGHAFDRSAAGLVQLAESEEEFARMQAALDALGLPDALVSMLSRDAARDRLDAAVPHGGWLFPSGGSVSPAALAAAQCEQGGARVTRRLGVDVARLARGADGDWQAFDPTGTLLAQAPVAIVANAGDAARVIGLRHAPTQLVRGQLSILPASAFASLRAPVIGDGYAVPLADSRTLTGATYEPDDLDPAPRASGHAENLARLARLLPDRATNGLDAATLDGRVAFRCVASDRLPLIGMLGDEAAAAAHADALTGARLLDVPRAAGLYGAFGYGSRGLVWAALGAELIAAQLDGEPWPIERDLAEAIDPARFLVRALRQRRVG from the coding sequence ATGCCCGACCGAATCGTTCCCGCCGCCCTCGTCCTTCGTGACGACGGCACGCTCGTTTCGCCGCGTTACGGCGACATCTATCACAGCGCGGCCGGTGCGCTCGCGCAGGCCCGGCATGTGTTCCTGCGCGGCAACGACCTGCCGGAACGTTGGCACGGCCGGCACATTTTCACGATCGTCGAGACTGGTTTTGGCACGGGATGCAATTTTCTCGCGACCTGGGAAGCCTGGCGCAAGGACCCCGCGCGCTGCGAACGGCTGCATTTCGTGTCGATAGAAAAGCATCCGTTCAGCCGCGAGGACCTGCGAAGCGCCATCGCGCATATCGTTGCGAACACAACGATCGAGGTCGAGGTCGAGGCCCTCGTGCGGGCGTGGCCGATGCTCACGCCCGGCCTGCATCGTCTCGAATTCGAGGCGGGGCGCGTCGTGCTGACGCTCGCGTTCGGCGACGTGGGCGCATTGCTGCCGAACCTGGTGCTGCGTGCGGATGCGATCTATCTCGACGGCTTCGCGCCCGCGAAGAATGCCGACATGTGGTCGCCCGCGGTGTTCCGCGCGCTTGCGCGGCTGGCCGACGAACACGCGACCTTTGCAACCTATACGAGTTCGGGCGCGGTACGGCGCGCCCTCGACGACGCGGGTTTCACGCCGCGCAAGGTCGACGGTTTCGCGAGCAAGCGCGCGATGCTGGTCGGCGCGTTCGCGCCACGCTGGCGCGTGCGGCGTCACGAACCTCCACGCGCCGCGCCCGTCGCACGCCGCGACGCGCTCGTGATCGGAGCGGGGCTCGCCGGCTGCGCGCTCGCTGAGCGACTCGCGGCGCGCGGCTGGCAGGTGACCTTGCTCGACCGGCATCCCGCACCGGCCGCCGAGGCCTCGGGCAATCCGGCCGGCGTGTTCCATCCGCTGATCACGCGCGACGACAACCTCGCGGCGCGCCTCACGCGCGCCGGCTTCCAGCATGCGCTGCTGCGCTGGCGCGCGCTCGAGGAGGCGGGCCATGCGTTCGACCGCAGCGCGGCGGGCCTCGTGCAGCTTGCCGAGTCCGAAGAGGAATTCGCGCGGATGCAGGCGGCGCTCGATGCATTGGGCCTGCCGGACGCACTGGTGTCGATGTTGTCGCGCGATGCCGCACGCGACCGGCTGGACGCCGCCGTTCCTCACGGTGGATGGCTGTTCCCGTCGGGCGGATCGGTGAGCCCGGCCGCGCTCGCGGCCGCACAGTGCGAACAGGGCGGGGCGCGCGTCACGCGACGCCTGGGCGTCGACGTCGCGCGACTCGCGCGCGGCGCCGACGGCGATTGGCAGGCGTTCGATCCGACAGGCACGCTGCTTGCGCAAGCGCCCGTCGCGATCGTCGCGAACGCCGGCGACGCGGCGCGTGTGATCGGGCTGCGCCATGCGCCCACCCAGCTGGTGCGCGGCCAGTTGAGCATCCTGCCGGCATCGGCGTTTGCCTCGTTGCGCGCGCCCGTGATCGGCGACGGCTATGCGGTGCCGCTCGCGGACTCACGCACGCTGACCGGTGCGACCTATGAGCCGGACGACCTCGACCCCGCGCCTCGCGCGAGCGGACACGCGGAGAACCTGGCGCGCCTCGCGCGCCTGCTGCCGGATCGCGCAACCAACGGACTCGATGCGGCAACGCTTGACGGCCGCGTCGCATTCCGCTGCGTCGCGAGCGATCGGCTGCCGCTGATCGGCATGCTCGGCGACGAAGCCGCCGCCGCCGCGCACGCCGACGCCCTGACCGGCGCGCGCTTGCTCGACGTGCCGCGCGCAGCGGGCCTCTATGGCGCGTTCGGCTACGGTTCGCGCGGGCTCGTCTGGGCCGCGCTCGGCGCGGAGCTGATCGCCGCGCAACTCGACGGTGAACCCTGGCCGATCGAACGCGACCTCGCGGAAGCGATCGATCCGGCCCGTTTCCTGGTTCGCGCGCTGCGGCAACGCAGGGTCGGTTGA
- a CDS encoding YbdK family carboxylate-amine ligase produces MALETFNNSEPFTFGIELEMQIVNTHNYDLTKAASDLMRLIKDEQFPGNITPEITESMIELSTGVCKTHDQALGELHVIRDTLVKAAGQLNVGLCGGGTHGFQQWSERQIFDAPRFQYISELYGYLAKQFTVFGQHVHIGCPDPDSALYLLHSLSRFIPHFIALSASSPYVQNVDTGFHSARLNSVFAFPLSGRAPFVLSWNGFEEYFTKMVNTGVVNSMKDFYWDIRPKPGYGTIEVRVMDTPLSVDRAAAIACYIQTLARYLLLDKPLTLSEDDYLVYTFNRFEACRFGLEGTCVNPQTSERRTIAEDILDTLDRIAPHAAALGSRAALDQIGSLAKARVNDAAWLRTVFKQEKSLNETVRQQCLRWRE; encoded by the coding sequence ATGGCACTCGAAACGTTCAACAATTCGGAGCCGTTCACGTTCGGCATCGAACTCGAAATGCAGATCGTCAACACGCACAACTACGATCTGACGAAAGCCGCGTCCGATCTGATGCGGCTCATCAAGGACGAGCAGTTCCCCGGCAACATCACGCCGGAAATCACCGAAAGCATGATCGAGCTGTCGACCGGGGTGTGCAAAACGCACGATCAGGCATTGGGCGAACTGCACGTCATCCGCGATACGCTCGTGAAGGCCGCGGGTCAGCTGAACGTCGGGCTGTGCGGCGGCGGCACGCACGGCTTCCAGCAATGGAGCGAGCGGCAGATCTTCGATGCGCCGCGCTTCCAGTACATCTCGGAGCTGTACGGCTACCTCGCGAAGCAGTTCACGGTGTTCGGCCAGCACGTGCACATCGGTTGTCCCGATCCGGACAGCGCGCTGTACCTGCTGCACTCGCTGTCGCGCTTCATTCCACACTTCATCGCGCTGTCCGCGTCGTCGCCCTACGTCCAGAACGTCGACACGGGCTTTCATTCGGCACGCCTGAATTCGGTGTTCGCGTTCCCGCTGTCCGGGCGCGCGCCGTTCGTGCTGTCGTGGAACGGCTTCGAGGAGTACTTCACGAAGATGGTGAACACCGGCGTCGTGAACAGCATGAAGGACTTCTACTGGGACATCCGCCCGAAGCCCGGCTACGGCACGATCGAGGTGCGGGTCATGGACACGCCCTTGTCGGTCGACCGCGCGGCGGCGATCGCCTGCTACATTCAGACGCTCGCGCGCTACCTGCTGCTCGACAAACCGCTCACGCTGTCCGAGGACGATTATCTGGTCTATACGTTCAATCGTTTCGAAGCGTGCAGATTTGGACTGGAGGGCACCTGCGTGAACCCACAGACAAGTGAGCGCCGCACGATCGCCGAAGACATCCTCGATACGCTCGACCGCATCGCGCCGCACGCGGCCGCGCTGGGCTCGCGCGCCGCGCTCGACCAGATCGGCTCGCTCGCGAAGGCGCGCGTCAATGACGCGGCGTGGCTGAGAACCGTATTCAAACAGGAAAAATCGTTGAACGAGACGGTGCGACAGCAGTGTCTACGCTGGCGCGAATGA
- a CDS encoding cation:proton antiporter — protein sequence MKSAFSFLPSWPLTPDAVFWAGFALFAAGLCGELCHRAWRLPRITGYAVIGLIAGSFGFGVIDASTDDTSRLLINVALGLLLFELGNRLDLRWIRRNPWLIASSLAEATLTFVLVLAALLLLKVPGMVAIVLAAIAISTSPAMVLQLKTELRAEGQVSQRLITLSALNSVYAVVLTKLVTSWLHQEAYGNVFATILQPLYLLAGSLIVAYLFARACNFLFRHVATTLRDEHSFVALFGLVVLAIAVAQALRLSTMLTLLLAGIIVKNLEARPQLWPEHFGTAGWLLTVILFVLTLTSFEWGDLAAGGLIAVVLIVARLIAKLVGVLAFAKPSGIGAKQGIALGLSLAPMSALAYLLTDDTYQLYPNFDPQLRAVIMCSIVILQLAGPFLVYRCLSAVGERRDSN from the coding sequence ATGAAGTCGGCATTCTCATTTCTGCCTAGCTGGCCGCTGACGCCCGATGCCGTGTTCTGGGCGGGGTTCGCGTTGTTCGCCGCCGGCCTGTGCGGCGAACTCTGTCATCGCGCCTGGCGCCTGCCGCGCATCACCGGCTATGCGGTGATCGGCCTGATCGCCGGCTCGTTCGGATTCGGCGTGATCGACGCGAGCACCGACGACACCTCCCGGCTGCTGATCAACGTCGCGCTCGGATTGCTGCTGTTCGAACTGGGCAACCGCCTCGACCTGCGCTGGATCCGCCGCAACCCGTGGCTGATCGCATCGAGTCTCGCGGAAGCCACCCTGACCTTCGTCCTGGTGCTGGCCGCGCTGCTGCTGCTGAAGGTGCCGGGGATGGTGGCTATCGTGCTGGCCGCGATCGCGATCTCGACCTCGCCGGCGATGGTGCTCCAGCTGAAAACCGAGCTGCGCGCGGAAGGGCAGGTGTCGCAGCGTCTCATCACGCTGTCCGCGCTCAACAGCGTCTACGCGGTGGTGCTGACCAAGCTCGTCACGAGCTGGCTGCATCAGGAGGCGTACGGCAATGTGTTCGCGACCATCCTCCAGCCGCTCTACCTGCTCGCGGGATCGCTGATCGTCGCGTACCTGTTCGCGCGCGCCTGCAATTTCCTGTTCCGTCACGTCGCGACGACCCTGCGCGACGAGCATTCGTTCGTCGCGCTGTTCGGTCTCGTCGTGCTGGCGATCGCCGTCGCGCAGGCGCTGCGGCTGTCGACCATGCTGACCTTGCTGCTCGCGGGCATCATCGTGAAGAATCTCGAAGCGCGGCCGCAGCTGTGGCCCGAGCATTTCGGCACGGCCGGCTGGCTGCTCACGGTGATCCTGTTCGTGCTCACGCTGACCTCGTTCGAATGGGGCGATCTCGCGGCGGGCGGCCTGATTGCCGTGGTGCTGATCGTCGCGCGGCTCATCGCGAAGCTGGTCGGCGTGCTCGCGTTCGCAAAGCCGAGCGGGATCGGCGCGAAGCAGGGCATCGCGCTCGGCCTGTCGCTCGCGCCGATGTCCGCGCTGGCCTACCTGCTGACCGACGATACCTACCAGCTCTACCCGAACTTCGATCCGCAGTTGCGCGCAGTGATCATGTGCTCGATCGTCATCCTGCAACTGGCGGGGCCGTTCCTCGTCTACCGCTGCCTGTCAGCCGTCGGCGAGCGACGCGACAGCAACTGA
- a CDS encoding insecticidal delta-endotoxin Cry8Ea1 family protein has product MLTRRSLLKTVPALGLALTLPAVHGAPVASAAPLGNLADGDILNTLKILLTWGVSEIPEVGGLLSTLVSLLWPSSGPDPWEQVRQQVEAMIDRKLDAAVFSLLKAKLAGLGDALKLYVQAVATKDGPTMRMQFIATNTLFVAAAAEFRNPDHEWTLAPLFALFTQLHMSLLRDCVLNGKDWGWNAAAYADVVQQARDTTDAYVAHLDQAVAHERARLASSAPASPGPHQTALHDYWQPFEQQRIVLIDDYRVLLVLLDPVRHPGVATMLPFKDVYSLAYGTADDWDGTCRGWAANGVATPFGTPLADFTAIDIELFNATPRVVNVRHATGQGPRVWGAARSDRYGILADPLGGVERYTVAFPAPGPERRFNVAKAVVTSGSIPVALTLVLADGTRKTLWNRTDLPGTPTHEVTIPGRMLTTLNMWSRSRYYDSDLGCVIFGFSRDARYVPPHVKDLLYIGAVAEPNTGPAYLPRAISPTLQARREAFWRDIDDRPRR; this is encoded by the coding sequence ATGCTCACACGACGTTCCTTGCTGAAAACCGTGCCGGCGCTGGGTCTCGCGCTGACGCTGCCGGCGGTTCACGGCGCACCGGTCGCCTCGGCCGCGCCGCTCGGCAACCTGGCTGACGGCGACATCCTCAACACGCTGAAGATCCTGCTGACCTGGGGCGTATCGGAAATTCCGGAGGTGGGCGGCCTGCTGTCCACGCTGGTGTCGCTGTTGTGGCCGTCGAGCGGCCCGGATCCCTGGGAACAGGTGCGCCAGCAGGTCGAGGCGATGATCGACCGCAAGCTCGACGCCGCGGTGTTCAGCCTGCTGAAGGCGAAGCTCGCGGGCCTGGGCGATGCATTGAAGCTGTATGTGCAGGCGGTCGCGACGAAGGACGGCCCGACGATGCGCATGCAGTTCATCGCGACCAACACGCTGTTCGTCGCGGCGGCCGCCGAATTCCGGAACCCCGACCACGAATGGACGCTCGCGCCGCTGTTCGCGCTGTTTACGCAGCTGCATATGAGCCTGCTGCGCGATTGCGTGCTGAACGGCAAGGACTGGGGCTGGAACGCGGCGGCCTATGCCGACGTCGTGCAGCAGGCGCGCGACACCACCGACGCGTACGTCGCCCATCTCGACCAGGCGGTCGCGCACGAACGGGCCCGGCTCGCGTCTTCCGCGCCCGCCTCGCCGGGCCCGCATCAGACGGCGCTGCACGACTACTGGCAACCGTTCGAGCAGCAGCGGATCGTGCTGATCGACGATTACCGGGTGCTGCTCGTACTGCTCGATCCGGTCCGTCATCCGGGCGTCGCGACGATGCTGCCGTTCAAGGACGTATACAGCCTCGCCTACGGGACCGCGGACGACTGGGACGGCACATGCCGCGGCTGGGCCGCGAACGGCGTGGCGACGCCGTTCGGCACGCCGCTGGCCGACTTCACCGCGATCGACATCGAGCTGTTCAACGCCACGCCGCGCGTCGTGAACGTGCGGCACGCGACGGGGCAGGGGCCGCGCGTGTGGGGAGCGGCGCGCAGCGATCGTTATGGAATCCTCGCGGATCCGCTGGGCGGCGTCGAGCGCTACACGGTCGCGTTTCCCGCGCCCGGGCCGGAGCGGCGCTTCAACGTCGCGAAGGCGGTCGTGACGAGCGGCAGCATCCCGGTCGCACTGACGCTCGTGCTGGCCGACGGCACGCGCAAGACCTTGTGGAACCGCACGGATCTGCCGGGGACGCCGACCCACGAGGTGACGATTCCCGGCCGCATGCTGACGACGCTCAACATGTGGTCGCGCAGCCGGTACTACGACAGCGACCTGGGCTGCGTGATCTTCGGTTTCAGCCGCGACGCGCGCTACGTGCCGCCTCACGTGAAGGATCTGCTGTACATCGGCGCGGTTGCCGAGCCGAATACGGGGCCGGCTTATTTGCCGAGGGCCATCTCGCCGACGTTGCAGGCGCGGCGCGAGGCGTTCTGGCGCGACATCGACGACCGCCCGCGCCGCTGA
- a CDS encoding NADH:flavin oxidoreductase/NADH oxidase, whose product MSALFSPFTLRGVTLPNRIVISPMCQYSAERGEASDWHMIHLGHLALSGAGLLCLEATAVEPDGRISAADLGLWDDVTEAALARVLAAIRKHSPIRIAMQLSHAGRKASSQVPWLGGQLVPVADGGWLPHAPSAVPHKDGETPPLALDAAGLNRVREAFRAAARRAARLGIDAIEVHAAHGYLLHQFLSPLANQRTDEYGGTRENRMRFPLEIVEIVRAAFPDDRPVGVRVSATDWVDGGWELEDTVAFGHALKARGCDWIDVSSGGVSPLQKIPLSPGYQVPFAQTVKRAVGMPTFAVGLISDPEHANRLIEAGDADFVAMARAMLYDPRWPWHAAAQLGATVTAPPQYWRSQPREQKHLFGGTTLGQR is encoded by the coding sequence ATGAGCGCACTGTTCTCCCCGTTCACGCTGCGCGGCGTGACGCTACCCAACCGCATCGTCATTTCGCCGATGTGCCAGTACTCGGCCGAGCGCGGCGAGGCCAGCGACTGGCACATGATCCATCTCGGCCATCTCGCGCTGTCGGGGGCGGGGCTGCTGTGCCTGGAGGCGACCGCGGTCGAGCCGGACGGGCGGATCTCGGCGGCCGATCTCGGCCTGTGGGACGACGTCACCGAGGCGGCGCTCGCGCGGGTGCTGGCCGCGATCCGCAAGCATTCACCGATCCGGATCGCGATGCAGCTGTCGCACGCGGGCCGCAAGGCGTCGAGCCAGGTGCCCTGGCTCGGCGGCCAGCTGGTGCCGGTTGCGGACGGCGGCTGGCTGCCGCATGCGCCGTCCGCGGTGCCGCACAAGGACGGCGAGACGCCGCCGCTCGCGCTCGACGCCGCGGGCCTGAACCGGGTCCGCGAGGCGTTTCGCGCGGCCGCGCGCCGTGCGGCGCGGCTCGGTATCGACGCGATCGAAGTGCACGCGGCGCACGGCTACCTGCTGCACCAGTTCCTGTCGCCGCTCGCGAACCAACGCACCGACGAATACGGCGGCACGCGCGAGAACCGGATGCGCTTCCCGCTCGAGATCGTCGAGATCGTGCGCGCGGCGTTTCCCGACGATCGCCCGGTCGGGGTGCGCGTATCCGCGACGGACTGGGTCGACGGCGGCTGGGAACTCGAGGACACGGTCGCGTTCGGCCACGCGTTGAAGGCGCGCGGCTGCGACTGGATCGACGTATCGTCGGGCGGCGTGTCGCCGCTGCAGAAGATCCCGCTGTCGCCCGGCTACCAGGTGCCGTTCGCGCAGACGGTGAAGCGCGCGGTCGGCATGCCGACCTTCGCGGTCGGTCTGATCAGCGATCCCGAACACGCGAATCGCCTGATCGAGGCGGGCGACGCGGACTTCGTCGCGATGGCGCGCGCGATGCTCTACGATCCGCGCTGGCCGTGGCATGCGGCCGCCCAGCTCGGCGCGACGGTCACGGCGCCGCCGCAATACTGGCGCTCGCAACCGCGCGAGCAGAAGCACCTGTTCGGCGGCACGACGCTCGGCCAGCGTTGA
- a CDS encoding glutamine amidotransferase — protein sequence MKAEVVAIRHVHFEDLGSFERVLGERGTRVRYVDVGGSRFEVLDPLEPSLLVLLGGPVSAYDDDLYPTTAVLAAFVRRRIEAGLPTLGICLGAQLIARALGAKVYPAAHKELGWTPLTLTDAGRASPLRHLDGAATSMLHWHGDTFDLPPGAIHLASTPACRNQAFSWGGHVLALQCHPEIRADGFEPWLIGHAGELAATPGTDAKQLRAQTLRHGPTLEGAARRMFGDWLDAVGA from the coding sequence ATGAAGGCTGAAGTCGTTGCGATCCGCCACGTGCATTTCGAGGACCTCGGCAGTTTCGAACGGGTGCTCGGCGAGCGCGGCACGCGCGTACGCTATGTCGACGTCGGCGGGTCGCGCTTCGAGGTGCTGGATCCGCTCGAGCCGTCGTTGCTCGTCTTGCTCGGCGGGCCGGTCAGCGCCTACGACGACGACCTCTATCCGACTACCGCGGTGCTGGCGGCGTTCGTCAGGCGGCGGATCGAGGCGGGCCTGCCGACGCTCGGCATCTGCCTCGGCGCGCAACTGATCGCGCGCGCGTTGGGCGCGAAGGTCTACCCGGCTGCGCACAAGGAGCTGGGCTGGACGCCGTTGACGCTGACGGACGCCGGCCGCGCGTCGCCGCTGCGCCATCTCGATGGCGCGGCCACGTCCATGCTGCATTGGCATGGCGACACCTTCGACCTGCCGCCCGGCGCGATCCATCTCGCGTCGACGCCGGCCTGCCGCAACCAGGCGTTTTCGTGGGGCGGCCACGTGCTGGCGCTGCAATGCCATCCGGAGATCCGCGCCGACGGTTTCGAGCCCTGGCTGATCGGTCATGCGGGCGAACTGGCGGCGACCCCGGGAACCGACGCGAAGCAGCTGCGCGCGCAGACCCTGCGCCACGGTCCGACGCTCGAAGGCGCGGCGCGCCGGATGTTCGGCGACTGGCTCGACGCGGTCGGCGCCTGA
- a CDS encoding SET domain-containing protein, with amino-acid sequence MSSRRIAVRRSGVHGKGVYAVAPIKAGERVVEYKGERISWKEALRRHPHDPDEPNHTFYFALDAGGVIDGKINGNSARWINHSCAPNCEAEEVDGRVYVHALRDIAPEEELFYDYGLVIDARLTKKLKREYACRCGASTCRGTLLATTDEAGEKKKKKDKKDAKGGKDKKKKK; translated from the coding sequence ATGAGTTCACGCAGGATCGCGGTGCGCCGCTCGGGAGTGCACGGCAAGGGCGTCTATGCCGTGGCGCCGATCAAGGCGGGCGAGCGCGTAGTGGAATACAAGGGTGAGCGGATCTCCTGGAAGGAAGCCTTGCGCCGTCATCCGCACGATCCGGACGAGCCGAACCACACGTTCTACTTCGCGCTCGACGCGGGCGGCGTGATCGACGGCAAGATCAACGGCAACAGCGCGCGCTGGATCAACCATTCGTGCGCGCCGAACTGCGAGGCCGAGGAAGTGGACGGCCGCGTCTACGTGCACGCGCTGCGCGACATCGCGCCGGAAGAGGAACTGTTCTACGACTACGGCCTCGTGATCGACGCGCGCCTGACCAAGAAGCTCAAGCGCGAGTACGCATGCCGCTGCGGCGCGAGCACGTGTCGGGGCACCTTGCTCGCGACCACGGATGAGGCCGGCGAAAAGAAAAAGAAGAAGGACAAGAAGGACGCCAAGGGCGGCAAGGACAAGAAAAAGAAGAAGTGA